In the Thermococcus sp. MAR1 genome, one interval contains:
- a CDS encoding Rossmann-like domain-containing protein yields MLLAKLKKKTLGLIDEDFKLLDFSFGLPYTYVLIEGKLGKALGVAMTLPEEIGRFDNSIEEPTLEAFIERADSLNIIERTIGLAAINAVSQYYIDLGSAKWIDAVELLEKDIEKVAVIGNMPPIVRNLRERGFKLYVFERNPKLWDRETLSDSLEYWLLPEVEAVIASASCMLNGTIDMLLERSKNAKIFLLTGPTGQVLPEFLQGTGVTHVGAMKVMNVERAILHLKLGRFRGFSDESRKYVLEV; encoded by the coding sequence ATGCTGCTGGCTAAGCTCAAGAAAAAGACCCTGGGGCTCATCGATGAAGATTTCAAGCTCCTAGACTTCTCCTTCGGCCTGCCCTACACCTACGTGCTGATTGAGGGGAAGCTGGGAAAAGCCCTCGGCGTTGCCATGACCCTCCCCGAGGAGATAGGGAGGTTCGACAACTCCATAGAGGAGCCCACGCTTGAGGCGTTCATTGAACGGGCCGACAGCCTAAACATCATCGAGCGAACCATTGGTTTAGCCGCGATAAACGCGGTTTCGCAGTACTACATCGACCTCGGCAGTGCAAAGTGGATCGACGCCGTGGAACTTCTTGAGAAGGACATCGAGAAGGTAGCGGTCATCGGAAACATGCCGCCGATAGTCAGAAATCTCAGGGAGAGGGGCTTCAAGCTCTACGTCTTCGAGAGAAACCCGAAGCTCTGGGACAGGGAAACGCTGAGCGATTCCCTGGAGTACTGGCTCCTGCCGGAGGTTGAGGCGGTTATAGCGAGTGCCTCATGCATGCTCAATGGAACCATTGACATGCTTTTAGAGAGGTCAAAGAACGCCAAGATTTTTCTCCTGACCGGTCCCACTGGACAGGTTCTCCCGGAGTTCCTCCAGGGCACCGGGGTAACACACGTTGGAGCCATGAAGGTCATGAATGTTGAAAGGGCGATACTTCACCTGAAGCTCGGACGCTTCAGGGGCTTCTCCGACGAGAGCAGAAAGTACGTTCTCGAAGTTTGA
- a CDS encoding radical SAM protein — translation MIAFGPVPSRRLGKSLGINNIPDKVCSYACLYCQIGRTLKMEVERRAFYEPELVFEEVSKKVEEAEAAGERIDYITFVPDGEPTLDVNLSREVEMLKTLGIPLAILTNSSLIWREDVREDLFEFDFVSLKLDAVSEPLWRRIDRPHKSLSLEKILDGMLAFAEGFGGRLITETMLVNVDYGGELEKIADFLGELKPEKAYIAIPTRPPAEPWVEPPSEETIHLAYQLFSERLSGRVEYLIGYEGNAFASTGNVEEDLLSITAVHPMREEAVRELLRKAGADWDVVERLLRDGKLIKLEYGGRRFYMRALPSRRKP, via the coding sequence ATGATAGCCTTCGGTCCGGTTCCGTCGAGGAGACTCGGTAAGAGTCTTGGGATAAACAACATACCCGACAAGGTCTGCTCCTACGCCTGTCTTTACTGTCAGATAGGCAGAACGTTAAAGATGGAGGTTGAGAGGAGGGCTTTTTACGAGCCAGAACTGGTATTTGAGGAGGTGTCGAAGAAGGTCGAGGAGGCTGAAGCTGCCGGGGAGAGGATAGACTACATCACATTCGTTCCCGACGGGGAGCCGACGCTCGACGTGAACCTGTCCAGAGAGGTTGAGATGCTGAAAACCCTCGGAATACCCTTGGCGATACTCACGAACTCGTCCCTGATCTGGAGGGAAGACGTCAGGGAAGACCTGTTTGAGTTCGACTTTGTCTCCCTGAAGCTCGACGCGGTCAGCGAGCCCCTCTGGAGAAGAATTGACAGACCCCACAAGAGCCTCTCGCTTGAGAAAATCCTCGACGGCATGCTGGCCTTCGCGGAAGGTTTCGGGGGAAGGCTCATCACCGAGACCATGCTGGTAAACGTTGATTACGGCGGGGAGCTTGAAAAGATCGCCGACTTCCTGGGTGAGCTCAAACCGGAGAAAGCCTACATAGCCATTCCCACCAGGCCTCCTGCCGAGCCATGGGTGGAACCCCCTTCGGAGGAGACGATACACCTCGCCTACCAGCTGTTCTCGGAGAGGCTCAGTGGGAGAGTCGAGTACCTCATAGGCTACGAGGGGAATGCCTTTGCCTCAACCGGGAACGTCGAGGAGGACCTGCTGAGCATTACGGCAGTTCACCCGATGAGGGAAGAAGCGGTTAGGGAGCTTCTGAGAAAAGCCGGAGCCGACTGGGACGTGGTGGAGAGACTCCTCAGGGACGGAAAGCTGATCAAACTCGAATACGGGGGAAGGCGCTTCTACATGCGCGCCCTACCGAGCAGGAGAAAACCTTAA
- a CDS encoding potassium channel family protein, translating into MCEYTYENGQRCRLKPIEGSAYCPLHIPYDEGEKLLGDEIKRVKEETFLKRLKAGQTYFEGVYLYDVKISDFKAEKPIVFKNSQIRTVLFDGLNVPGVTVYNSTVGRLVVFESRLGTFTVHDSRVFGLNLLRVGFSNSVYIRNSSVRYVMINSTEYIGKGAEGEREYGEKRTATGRIELSGLNEVRRIGINVRYPLLRKILEEHGVKPSESRERAVKATALVLRDIDFDQSARFKRQVRLSIRRFHGNLVLENLNVFGHAEILGSWLRNPEFVHTRVMGNLIFRKVSFHGDFAWNSTVLPNIPVELSVEGFVEVEDCKFNSHRAAEVLYRLARISWERNGDFERADRYYYLEMVAKRNSRLSGRRKGIKRLFMRMESVFEWLFADLTCKYGTDWKRPILIWLGAVNVFFPVLFYLTRSVEGLSGALSFLDYEYFSVVTATTLGYGDYHPIGVGRVIASVEALFGMFMWAVFLTVFARKYMR; encoded by the coding sequence ATGTGCGAGTACACCTACGAGAACGGGCAGAGGTGCAGACTGAAGCCCATCGAAGGCTCCGCCTACTGTCCACTGCATATCCCCTACGACGAAGGCGAGAAGCTCTTGGGGGATGAAATAAAGAGGGTGAAGGAGGAGACCTTTCTCAAAAGGCTCAAGGCCGGCCAGACCTATTTTGAGGGAGTCTACCTTTACGATGTCAAAATAAGCGATTTCAAGGCCGAGAAGCCGATAGTCTTTAAAAACTCGCAGATCAGGACGGTGCTCTTCGACGGCCTTAACGTGCCGGGTGTAACCGTCTACAACTCCACGGTGGGAAGGCTGGTCGTCTTTGAGAGCAGGCTGGGGACATTCACGGTTCACGATTCAAGGGTTTTCGGCCTGAACCTGCTCCGTGTCGGGTTCTCCAACTCGGTCTACATCAGGAATTCGAGCGTTCGCTACGTCATGATAAACTCGACCGAGTACATCGGCAAGGGGGCTGAGGGGGAGAGGGAGTACGGAGAAAAAAGAACCGCCACTGGAAGGATAGAGCTGAGCGGCCTGAACGAAGTCCGCAGGATTGGAATAAACGTCCGTTATCCCCTTCTGCGGAAAATCCTTGAGGAGCATGGGGTAAAGCCATCTGAATCGCGTGAGAGGGCCGTTAAGGCCACAGCCCTTGTTCTCCGGGACATAGACTTCGACCAGTCGGCGCGCTTCAAGAGACAGGTCAGGCTCAGCATAAGGCGGTTCCACGGCAACCTCGTCCTTGAGAACCTCAACGTCTTCGGCCACGCCGAGATCCTGGGAAGCTGGCTCAGGAATCCCGAGTTCGTGCATACGAGGGTCATGGGCAACCTGATATTCCGGAAGGTATCTTTCCACGGCGACTTTGCCTGGAACTCCACGGTTCTGCCCAACATCCCGGTGGAACTCAGCGTTGAAGGCTTCGTTGAAGTCGAGGACTGTAAGTTCAACAGCCACCGCGCGGCGGAGGTTCTCTACCGTCTGGCAAGAATAAGCTGGGAGCGGAACGGGGACTTTGAGAGGGCCGACCGCTACTACTACCTGGAGATGGTGGCCAAGAGGAACTCCCGGCTGAGCGGCAGGAGAAAGGGAATCAAAAGGCTCTTCATGAGGATGGAATCCGTCTTTGAGTGGCTCTTCGCGGATTTGACCTGCAAGTACGGTACCGACTGGAAGAGGCCCATACTCATATGGCTCGGTGCGGTAAACGTCTTCTTCCCGGTTCTCTTTTACCTGACCAGAAGCGTTGAGGGACTCTCCGGAGCGCTGAGCTTCCTGGACTACGAGTACTTCAGCGTTGTTACCGCCACAACCCTCGGCTACGGCGACTACCATCCGATAGGCGTCGGCAGGGTTATAGCGTCGGTCGAGGCCCTCTTTGGCATGTTCATGTGGGCGGTCTTCCTGACGGTGTTCGCGAGGAAGTACATGAGGTGA
- a CDS encoding ATP-NAD kinase family protein: MRIGLIINPIAGMGGRVALKGTDGVVEEAIQRGAKPIAADVARLFLHELNNYAEGRGVEFLTGPDGLGEEVLAEFDFPYEVIRHRDVRYREVLGVRIPDTDSEDTKELVKRMLDQVELIVFAGGDGTARDVFSVAGRKVPILGVPTGVKMFSGVFAASPEDAARLVAEFLKGNAELVERDVMDLDENAFRHDEVRPKHYGKAQTPYAELLLQGAKEPTKTDEAEDVDAIIEALAEELEDGIYFLGAGSTLKKLKDLLGINGTLLGVDIVEIKNGEARLLVKDAAEKDLLRFAGENTRVVVTVIGGLGFLFGRGNQQFSAEVLRRIPKENIIVVATPSKLRNGFVRVYTGNKEVDDKLRGYIRVRVSPWMERMVRVI; encoded by the coding sequence ATGAGGATAGGGCTCATAATCAACCCCATAGCGGGAATGGGAGGCAGAGTGGCGCTCAAAGGTACTGACGGTGTCGTTGAGGAGGCGATACAGAGGGGTGCAAAGCCCATCGCGGCTGACGTTGCGAGGCTTTTCCTCCACGAGCTGAACAACTACGCGGAGGGAAGGGGGGTCGAGTTTTTAACCGGCCCCGATGGTTTGGGGGAAGAGGTTCTGGCGGAGTTCGATTTCCCCTACGAGGTCATCAGACACAGGGATGTACGTTACCGCGAAGTCCTCGGCGTTAGGATTCCGGATACGGATAGCGAGGACACGAAGGAACTTGTGAAGAGAATGCTCGACCAGGTTGAGCTGATAGTCTTTGCCGGCGGCGACGGAACCGCGAGGGACGTTTTCAGCGTCGCCGGGAGAAAGGTTCCAATACTCGGCGTTCCGACGGGCGTTAAGATGTTTTCTGGAGTCTTTGCGGCATCCCCAGAGGACGCGGCAAGGCTCGTCGCCGAGTTCCTCAAAGGGAACGCCGAGCTGGTGGAGCGGGACGTCATGGACTTGGACGAGAACGCCTTCAGGCACGACGAGGTGAGGCCGAAGCACTATGGAAAGGCCCAGACCCCCTACGCCGAGCTCCTCCTTCAGGGTGCGAAGGAGCCCACGAAGACGGACGAGGCCGAGGATGTGGATGCCATAATAGAGGCCCTGGCCGAGGAGCTTGAGGATGGGATATATTTCCTCGGCGCTGGCTCGACCCTCAAGAAGCTCAAAGATCTGCTTGGGATAAACGGAACTCTCCTGGGCGTTGACATCGTCGAGATTAAGAACGGTGAGGCCAGGCTCCTCGTTAAAGACGCCGCGGAGAAAGACCTGCTGAGGTTCGCGGGGGAGAACACAAGGGTAGTTGTAACCGTAATCGGGGGCCTTGGATTTCTCTTCGGTAGGGGAAACCAGCAGTTCTCGGCGGAAGTCCTTAGGAGGATTCCGAAGGAGAACATAATCGTCGTGGCGACGCCTTCCAAGCTCAGGAATGGCTTTGTCAGGGTTTACACAGGAAATAAGGAGGTTGATGACAAGCTGCGCGGCTACATCCGCGTCCGCGTCAGCCCCTGGATGGAGCGTATGGTGAGGGTAATCTAA
- a CDS encoding aminotransferase class V-fold PLP-dependent enzyme: protein MRIPEDVRKDIPLTGEVIYFDNTATSLTPRPVVEAMDEYYLRYRANVHRGIHRLSQMATHRYEESRKIVADFLNARFEEIVFTKNTSESLNLVALGLEHLFKPGDKIVTTPYEHHSDLLPWQRLAKKLGLRLEFIEGDNEGNLDLSDAERKIKGAKLVAVQHVSNALGVIHEVEELGKMAKEEGTIFVVDAAQSAGHMEVDVKKLHADFLAFSGHKGPMGPTGIGVLYINEEFFDTFEPPLIGGGTIEDVELDSYKLTGPPERFEAGTPNIGGAIGLAAGIRYIERIGIDKIERQEHKLVKRITKGLDELEIPWYGPRDLKKHAGVVSFNVPPLHPHDVAAILDENNIMVRSGHHCALPVMKKLGINGTVRASFHVYNSIEEVETFLGVMEELVRSLK from the coding sequence ATGAGGATTCCGGAGGATGTTAGAAAGGACATCCCGCTGACAGGGGAAGTCATATACTTCGACAACACGGCCACTTCGCTCACGCCGAGGCCGGTTGTGGAGGCGATGGACGAGTACTATCTTAGATACCGCGCCAACGTCCACAGGGGGATACACAGGCTCTCCCAGATGGCGACCCACAGGTACGAGGAGAGCAGGAAAATCGTTGCGGATTTCCTCAATGCGCGCTTTGAAGAGATCGTCTTCACCAAGAACACGAGCGAGAGTTTAAACCTCGTCGCCCTCGGCCTTGAGCACCTCTTCAAGCCCGGAGACAAGATAGTGACGACTCCCTACGAGCACCACTCAGATTTACTCCCCTGGCAGAGGCTGGCTAAAAAGCTCGGACTAAGGCTTGAGTTCATTGAAGGAGACAACGAGGGCAACCTGGATTTGAGCGACGCTGAGAGGAAGATTAAAGGTGCAAAGCTCGTTGCCGTTCAGCACGTTTCCAACGCCCTGGGCGTTATCCATGAGGTTGAGGAGCTCGGGAAGATGGCAAAGGAAGAGGGGACCATCTTTGTGGTTGACGCCGCCCAGAGTGCCGGCCACATGGAAGTGGACGTGAAGAAGCTCCACGCGGACTTTCTTGCCTTCTCGGGCCACAAGGGGCCGATGGGACCGACGGGAATTGGAGTCCTCTACATCAACGAGGAGTTCTTCGATACCTTTGAACCTCCATTGATAGGTGGGGGAACGATAGAGGACGTTGAGCTCGACTCCTATAAGCTGACCGGACCGCCGGAGAGGTTCGAAGCGGGAACCCCAAACATAGGCGGTGCGATAGGCCTCGCCGCCGGAATAAGGTACATCGAGCGGATCGGGATAGACAAGATTGAAAGGCAGGAGCATAAACTCGTCAAGCGCATAACCAAGGGGCTCGATGAACTCGAAATTCCCTGGTACGGGCCGAGAGACCTGAAGAAGCACGCCGGTGTGGTGAGCTTCAACGTTCCTCCGCTTCACCCTCACGACGTTGCAGCAATACTCGACGAGAACAATATAATGGTTCGTTCCGGCCATCACTGCGCGTTACCGGTGATGAAGAAGCTCGGAATAAACGGCACGGTGAGGGCCTCGTTCCACGTCTACAACAGCATTGAGGAGGTCGAGACTTTCCTCGGCGTCATGGAGGAGCTGGTGAGGAGCCTGAAGTGA
- the hypE gene encoding hydrogenase expression/formation protein HypE — MVEKIKLEHGAGGEIMEELLRDVILKNLSLKSAGGIGLDQLDDGATIPFGNKHLVFTIDGHTVRPLFFPGGDIGRLAVSGTVNDLAVMGAKPLALANSMIIGEGFDGEDLKRILNSMDETAREVPVPIVTGDTKVVEDGIGIFVITAGIGIAERPISDAGAKVGDLVLISGTVGDHGIALMSHREGIAFETQLESDVAPIWEVVEGVAKAIGWENIHAMKDPTRGGLSNALNEMARKANVGILIREADVPVRPEVRAASDMLGISPFDVANEGKVVIIVAREHAEEALEAMRGTEKGKNAAIIGEVIGDYRGKVLVETGIGGKRFLEPPAGDPVPRVC, encoded by the coding sequence ATGGTGGAGAAGATAAAGCTAGAACACGGAGCGGGCGGGGAAATAATGGAGGAGCTCCTGAGGGACGTCATACTCAAAAATCTCAGCCTGAAATCTGCCGGTGGAATCGGACTTGACCAGCTCGACGATGGTGCAACTATACCCTTCGGCAATAAGCACCTCGTCTTTACAATAGACGGCCACACAGTCAGGCCCCTATTCTTCCCCGGCGGAGACATCGGAAGATTAGCCGTCAGCGGAACCGTGAACGACTTGGCGGTAATGGGCGCGAAGCCCCTCGCCCTGGCCAACTCCATGATAATCGGCGAAGGCTTCGACGGCGAAGACCTGAAGAGAATCCTGAACTCGATGGACGAAACTGCAAGGGAAGTCCCCGTTCCAATCGTCACCGGCGACACCAAAGTTGTTGAGGACGGGATAGGAATCTTCGTCATAACAGCGGGGATTGGAATAGCCGAGAGGCCGATAAGCGACGCCGGAGCGAAGGTCGGCGACTTGGTTTTAATCAGCGGAACGGTAGGCGACCATGGCATCGCCTTAATGAGCCACAGGGAGGGAATAGCCTTCGAGACACAGCTGGAAAGCGACGTGGCTCCAATCTGGGAGGTGGTTGAGGGGGTTGCCAAAGCCATTGGCTGGGAGAACATCCATGCAATGAAAGACCCCACGAGGGGCGGGCTCAGCAATGCGCTCAACGAGATGGCGAGAAAGGCCAACGTGGGAATACTCATAAGGGAAGCCGATGTGCCGGTCAGGCCGGAAGTCAGGGCAGCGAGCGACATGCTGGGCATAAGCCCCTTCGACGTTGCCAACGAGGGCAAGGTCGTGATTATTGTTGCCAGAGAGCACGCGGAAGAGGCACTGGAGGCCATGAGGGGCACAGAAAAAGGGAAGAACGCGGCGATAATCGGCGAGGTCATAGGAGACTACAGGGGCAAGGTTCTGGTCGAGACCGGCATAGGCGGAAAACGCTTTTTGGAGCCTCCAGCAGGAGACCCTGTTCCGAGGGTCTGCTGA
- a CDS encoding HEPN domain-containing protein, whose protein sequence is MKQYKEILKKAQESLEAAKILLKRGFYGFALSRAYYTMFYCSEALLLTKGISVSKHSALIALFGREFIKTGEVPHKFFTHLRTAFNLRQTADYSFVVDITEEEARENIRRAEEFLAFTKEYLSSKGFLEE, encoded by the coding sequence ATGAAGCAATACAAGGAAATCTTGAAAAAGGCCCAGGAAAGCCTTGAAGCGGCTAAAATTCTGCTGAAGAGGGGGTTCTATGGATTCGCACTATCGAGGGCATACTACACAATGTTCTACTGCTCGGAGGCCCTCCTCCTGACAAAAGGCATCAGCGTCTCAAAGCATTCTGCCCTAATAGCGCTCTTCGGGAGAGAGTTTATTAAAACAGGTGAGGTTCCTCATAAGTTTTTCACACACCTGCGAACTGCATTCAACCTCAGGCAGACGGCGGATTACTCTTTTGTGGTGGATATAACCGAGGAAGAGGCGCGCGAGAACATAAGGCGCGCCGAAGAGTTCCTCGCATTCACGAAAGAATACCTCTCATCCAAGGGCTTTCTGGAGGAATGA
- a CDS encoding nucleotidyltransferase domain-containing protein: MPVIQRDELEKILREVKEKLEEILGDDLVEVILFGSYARGEAREDSDVDVLVVVRRKLTLKEHDKLTEVTDRYVLERGIVVSLIVYPLSRKMKYDPLIQNVQAEGIKV, from the coding sequence ATGCCGGTAATCCAGAGAGACGAGCTGGAAAAGATCCTCCGTGAGGTTAAGGAAAAGCTGGAGGAAATCCTCGGAGATGACCTGGTGGAGGTCATACTCTTCGGCTCGTACGCGAGGGGAGAAGCAAGGGAAGACAGCGACGTTGACGTTCTCGTGGTGGTGAGGAGAAAGCTAACGCTCAAAGAGCACGATAAGCTAACCGAAGTAACGGATAGATACGTTCTGGAGAGGGGAATCGTCGTCTCGCTGATCGTATATCCTCTCAGCAGGAAAATGAAATATGATCCTTTGATTCAAAACGTCCAGGCGGAGGGCATCAAGGTATGA
- the hypF gene encoding carbamoyltransferase HypF, giving the protein MKAYRLHVQGIVQAVGFRPFVYRIAHEHSLRGYVKNLGDAGVEIVVEGREEDIESFLRDLREKLPPLARIETIKKKELPPQGFDRFYIEKSSQGGEGGDSIIPPDIAICDDCLRELFDPTDKRYMYPFIVCTNCGPRFTIIEDLPYDRINTTMREFPMCGYCEGEYKDPLNRRYHAEPVCCPVCGPSYRLYTNDGEEIIGDPLKRAAELIDRGYIVAIKGIGGIHLACDAANEEAVAELRRRTHRPQKPFAIMAKDVETVEEFAFLSREELEELTSYRRPIITLRKKEPFPLPENLAPGLHTIGVMLPYAGTHYILFHWSKSKVYVMTSANYPGMPMVKDNDRAFEELKDVADYFLLHNREILNRADDSVIRFVNGRRAVIRRSRGFVPLPIEIPFSYRGLAVGAELLNAFGVAKNGKVYPSQYIGNTSKIEVLEFMEKAIEHFKRILRVNEFDLIIADLHPSYNTTKLAMEMANELNVEFLQVQHHYAHIASVLAERKLDEMIGIAVDGVGYGTDGHTWGGEVLYLSYEDVERLAHIDYYPLPGGDLASYYPLRALMGILSKVYSIDELEGIIGGCCPKAIEGLRYGKVEFNVVLTQLAKEVNTSYASSTGRVLDALSVLLNVAYRRHYEGEPAMKLESFAMRGKNDLKFEVPVEGELIKVEELFSQALDVIDTASPADIAYSAHLALGRAFAETAVERAREFGVKNVGISGGVAYNELIVKTARKIVEAAGLKFHTTHEVPRGDNGINVGQAFLGGLYLEGYLTREDLML; this is encoded by the coding sequence ATGAAAGCTTACAGGCTTCACGTTCAGGGCATCGTTCAGGCCGTCGGATTCCGGCCCTTCGTCTACAGGATAGCCCACGAGCACAGCCTGAGGGGCTACGTCAAGAACCTCGGCGATGCCGGCGTTGAGATCGTCGTTGAGGGCAGGGAGGAGGACATAGAGTCTTTTCTGCGAGACCTCAGGGAGAAGCTTCCCCCACTCGCGCGGATAGAGACGATAAAGAAGAAGGAGCTCCCCCCACAGGGCTTCGACCGCTTTTACATCGAGAAGAGCTCCCAGGGCGGAGAAGGTGGGGATTCAATAATCCCACCGGACATAGCGATATGTGACGACTGTCTGAGAGAGCTATTTGACCCGACCGACAAGCGCTACATGTACCCATTCATAGTCTGCACCAACTGCGGACCCAGGTTTACAATCATCGAAGACCTCCCCTACGATAGAATCAACACGACGATGAGAGAGTTTCCGATGTGCGGCTACTGCGAGGGTGAATATAAAGACCCACTCAACAGACGCTATCATGCCGAACCCGTCTGCTGTCCAGTCTGCGGGCCGAGTTACCGCCTCTACACGAACGACGGGGAGGAAATCATTGGAGACCCGCTGAAGAGGGCGGCGGAGCTGATAGATAGGGGATACATCGTCGCCATCAAGGGGATAGGCGGGATCCACCTTGCCTGTGACGCCGCCAACGAGGAGGCAGTCGCGGAGCTGAGACGGAGAACCCACAGGCCGCAGAAGCCCTTCGCGATAATGGCGAAGGACGTCGAAACGGTTGAGGAGTTCGCCTTTTTAAGCAGGGAAGAACTTGAGGAGCTGACCTCCTACAGGAGACCGATAATAACCCTCCGCAAGAAGGAGCCGTTTCCCCTGCCTGAAAACCTCGCACCGGGACTGCACACCATAGGCGTCATGCTCCCCTACGCGGGAACTCATTACATACTCTTCCACTGGAGCAAAAGCAAAGTCTACGTGATGACCTCGGCCAACTACCCGGGCATGCCCATGGTGAAGGACAACGACCGGGCCTTCGAGGAGTTAAAGGACGTTGCCGACTACTTCCTCCTCCACAACAGGGAGATACTCAACCGCGCGGATGACAGCGTCATCAGGTTCGTCAACGGGAGGAGAGCGGTGATAAGGCGCTCCCGCGGCTTCGTGCCGCTGCCCATAGAGATTCCCTTCAGCTACCGTGGCTTGGCAGTGGGAGCCGAGCTTCTCAACGCCTTTGGCGTTGCTAAAAACGGGAAAGTCTACCCAAGCCAGTACATCGGGAACACCTCGAAGATCGAAGTCCTTGAGTTCATGGAGAAGGCCATAGAACACTTCAAGAGAATTCTCCGCGTGAACGAGTTCGACCTCATTATAGCCGACCTTCACCCGAGCTACAACACCACTAAACTCGCCATGGAGATGGCAAACGAGCTAAACGTGGAGTTCCTCCAGGTGCAGCACCACTACGCACACATAGCGAGCGTTTTGGCCGAGAGGAAGCTGGACGAGATGATAGGTATAGCCGTTGACGGCGTCGGCTACGGGACGGACGGCCACACCTGGGGAGGAGAGGTTCTCTACCTGAGCTACGAGGATGTTGAAAGATTGGCCCACATAGACTACTACCCGCTCCCAGGTGGCGATTTGGCCAGCTACTACCCGCTGAGGGCCCTGATGGGAATCCTGAGCAAGGTCTATAGCATAGATGAGCTCGAGGGGATAATAGGGGGGTGCTGCCCGAAGGCCATCGAGGGCCTCCGCTATGGAAAGGTAGAGTTCAACGTCGTGCTGACCCAGCTGGCGAAGGAGGTCAACACGAGCTACGCATCCTCAACCGGTAGGGTCCTCGACGCCCTCTCGGTTCTCCTCAACGTGGCGTACAGAAGGCACTACGAGGGCGAGCCGGCAATGAAGCTGGAAAGCTTCGCGATGCGCGGCAAGAACGACCTGAAGTTTGAGGTTCCGGTGGAGGGAGAGCTGATAAAGGTTGAGGAGCTATTCTCGCAGGCACTCGACGTCATTGACACCGCCAGTCCCGCGGACATAGCCTACTCGGCACACCTCGCCCTTGGAAGGGCCTTCGCTGAAACAGCTGTGGAGAGGGCAAGAGAGTTCGGTGTCAAGAACGTCGGAATAAGCGGCGGCGTTGCCTACAACGAGCTCATAGTCAAGACCGCCAGGAAAATAGTAGAGGCCGCTGGCCTGAAGTTCCACACAACACACGAGGTCCCGCGCGGCGACAACGGAATAAACGTCGGCCAGGCCTTCCTCGGAGGGCTTTACCTTGAGGGCTACCTGACGAGGGAGGATTTGATGCTGTGA